One part of the Glycine soja cultivar W05 chromosome 11, ASM419377v2, whole genome shotgun sequence genome encodes these proteins:
- the LOC114377690 gene encoding actin-depolymerizing factor 7-like isoform X2: MANAASGMAVHDDCKLRFQELKAKRVYRFITFKIEQQQVVVDKIGESTESYDDFQASLPADECRYAVYDFDFTTDENCQKSKIFFIAWSPDTSKVRMKMVYASSKDRFKRELDGIQVDMQATDPSEMSLDLVKARAF; the protein is encoded by the exons ATG GCAAATGCAGCGTCTGGAATGGCTGTGCATGATGACTGCAAACTGAGGTTCCAGGAGCTTAAAGCAAAGCGAGTCTACCGCTTCATTACATTCAAAATTGAGCAACAACAAGTTGTGGTCGACAAAATAGGGGAATCTACGGAAAGCTATGATGATTTTCAGGCCAGTTTGCCAGCTGATGAGTGTCGTTATGCcgtctatgattttgatttcacAACTGATGAGAATTGCCAGAAAAGCAAGATCTTCTTCATTGCATG GTCACCAGACACTTCAAAGGTGAGGATGAAGATGGTGTATGCAAGTTCCAAGGATAGATTCAAGAGGGAGCTGGATGGCATTCAAGTCGATATGCAAGCAACTGATCCAAGTGAAATGAGCTTGGACCTTGTGAAAGCGCGAGCCTTCtaa
- the LOC114377690 gene encoding actin-depolymerizing factor 7-like isoform X1, translating to MTKTMGQANAASGMAVHDDCKLRFQELKAKRVYRFITFKIEQQQVVVDKIGESTESYDDFQASLPADECRYAVYDFDFTTDENCQKSKIFFIAWSPDTSKVRMKMVYASSKDRFKRELDGIQVDMQATDPSEMSLDLVKARAF from the exons ATGACAAAAACTATGGGACAGGCAAATGCAGCGTCTGGAATGGCTGTGCATGATGACTGCAAACTGAGGTTCCAGGAGCTTAAAGCAAAGCGAGTCTACCGCTTCATTACATTCAAAATTGAGCAACAACAAGTTGTGGTCGACAAAATAGGGGAATCTACGGAAAGCTATGATGATTTTCAGGCCAGTTTGCCAGCTGATGAGTGTCGTTATGCcgtctatgattttgatttcacAACTGATGAGAATTGCCAGAAAAGCAAGATCTTCTTCATTGCATG GTCACCAGACACTTCAAAGGTGAGGATGAAGATGGTGTATGCAAGTTCCAAGGATAGATTCAAGAGGGAGCTGGATGGCATTCAAGTCGATATGCAAGCAACTGATCCAAGTGAAATGAGCTTGGACCTTGTGAAAGCGCGAGCCTTCtaa
- the LOC114377689 gene encoding probable LRR receptor-like serine/threonine-protein kinase At1g63430, whose translation MKPCTSLLFLALISALSFVVSDMVPSNEVWALRSFKEAVYEDPYQVLSNWDTVESDPCNWFGVLCTMLRDHVIKLNISGSSLKGFLAPELGQITYLQELILHGNSFIGTIPRELGVLESLKVLDLGMNQLTGPIPAEIGNLTQVVKINLQSNGLTGRLPPELGNLRYLQELQLDRNRLQGPVPAGGSANFASNMHGMYASKENVTGFCRSSQLKVADFSFNFLVGSIPKCLEYLPRLNFQGNCLQGQDLKQRSSIQCAGASPASAKSQPVVNPNHQPAEYVSKHHRASKPVWLLALEIVTGTMVGSLFLVAVLAAFQRCNKKSSIIIPWKKSGSQKDHTAVYIDPELLKDVRRYSRQELEVACEDFSNIIGSSPDSVVYKGTMKGGPEIAVVSLCINEEHWTGYLELYFQREVADLARLDNENIGKLLGYCREDTPFTRMLVFDYASNGTLHDHLHCYEEGCQFSWTRRMKIAIGIARGLKYLHTEVEPPFTISELNSSAVYLTEEFSPKLVDFESWKTILERSEKNSGSIGSQGGVCILPNSLEARHLDTKGNTFAFGVLLLEIISGRPPYCKDKGYLVDWAKDYLEMPDEMSHVVDPELKIFRYEDLKVICEVITLCINPDTTVRPSMRELCSMLESRIDTSVSVELKSSSLAWAELALLS comes from the exons ATGAAGCCTTGCACTTCATTGTTGTTTCTCGCTTTGATTTCCGCGCTCTCGTTTGTGGTTTCTGACATGGTGCCCTCAAACGAAG TTTGGGCGCTTAGGAGCTTCAAAGAAGCTGTGTATGAAGACCCATATCAAGTTTTATCCAATTGGGATACGGTGGAATCAGATCCTTGTAACTGGTTTGGCGTCTTATGCACTATGCTTCGCGATCATGTCATCAAGCT GAACATTTCAGGATCATCATTAAAGGGGTTTCTTGCACCAGAGCTGGGGCAAATCACCTACTTGCAAGAACT aattttgcatgGCAACAGTTTCATTGGAACAATACCTAGAGAGTTGGGTGTGTTGGAATCTCTCAAGGTGTTGGATTTGGGAATGAATCAGTTAACGGGACCAATTCCTGCAGAGATTGGAAATCTAACCCAAGTtgtgaaaat AAACTTGCAGTCCAATGGGTTGACTGGTAGGCTACCTCCTGAGCTTGGAAACTTGAGATACCTTCAAGAACTTCAGCTGGATAGGAATAGGCTTCAAGGACCTGTTCCTGCTGGTGGTAGCGCAAATTTTGCTTCAAATATGCATGGGAT GTATGCTTCAAAGGAGAATGTAACTGGCTTCTGTCGTTCGTCTCAGTTGAAAGTAGCAGacttctcatttaattttttagttggtAGCATACCCAAATGCTTGGAGTATCTTCCAAG GTTAAACTTTCAAGGGAATTGCCTCCAGGGTCAGGATTTAAAGCAGCGGTCTTCTATACAGTGTG CGGGTGCTTCACCTGCCAGTGCCAAGAGCCAGCCAGTGGTGAATCCAAATCACCAACCTGCTGAATATGTGTCCAAGCATCACAGAGCATCGAAACCTGTTTGGCTTTTGGCTCTAGAAATAGTAACTGGAACTATGGTGGGCTCTCTCTTTCTGGTTGCTGTTCTTGCTGCTTTTCAGAGATGTAACAAAAAATCATCTATCATTATTCCTTGGAAAAAATCTGGAAGCCAGAAAGATCATACGGCAGTATATATAG ACCCTGAGTTGTTGAAAGATGTGAGAAGGTATAGCAGACAAGAGCTTGAAGTTGCCTGTGAAGACTTCAGCAACATAATTGGGTCCTCACCAGATAGTGTGGTGTACAAGGGAACAATGAAAGGTGGGCCTGAGATTGCTGTGGTTTCCCTCTGCATCAACGAGGAGCATTGGACAGGATATCTTGAGCTCTATTTTCAGAGAGAG GTGGCAGACTTGGCAAGGTTAGATAATGAGAATATAGGAAAACTGCTGGGCTATTGTAGAGAGGACACTCCATTTACAAGGATGTTGGTTTTTGATTATGCTTCAAATGGGACACTTCATGATCACCTACATTGTT ATGAAGAAGGATGCCAATTCTCTTGGACACGGCGTATGAAGATTGCCATAGGCATTGCACGCGGACTCAAGTATTTGCATACAGAAGTGGAGCCTCCATTTACTATCTCAGAGCTGAATTCTAGTGCTGTATACCTTACAGAAGAATTTTCCCCTAAG TTGGTTGATTTTGAAAGTTGGAAGACAATCCTTGAAAGATCAGAAAAGAATTCTGGTTCCATTGGCAGCCAAGGTGGTGTCTGTATTCTTCCAAATTCCCTTGAAGCACGCCATCTTGATACCAAAGGAAACACATTTGCTTTTGGGGTACTTCTGCTAGAGATAATCAGCGGGAGACCTCCATACTGTAAGGACAAAGGGTACTTGGTGGACTGG GCCAAGGACTACCTTGAAATGCCAGATGAAATGTCACATGTGGTGGATCCTGAACTGAAAATTTTTAGATATGAAGACCTCAAAGTGATATGCGAGGTAATAACTCTTTGTATCAACCCTGATACAACTGTGCGTCCATCTATGCGAGAATTATGTAGCATGCTGGAGAGCAGAATTGACACATCAGTAAGCGTGGAGCTCAAGTCATCATCTTTGGCTTGGGCTGAACTTGCACTTTTATCTTAA